In Chitinophaga varians, the following are encoded in one genomic region:
- a CDS encoding DUF4132 domain-containing protein: MDVKEFLKTRTKPHYIENLVTDLKAVYNGETTHPLVTKDTAEIVLILLNELLVREKQNGYYQTFAITYKDQKYIRLEELLKKGFWDTTEAGNLLEYLFGRETGAYVKHAWHQIPYQMYQTGYARRSFRAPNDPEVYFVLQLEFLRQAIPGAHQFAYYPKVEFACFDLTLEEQLRCEGQLLEVALFRIWAAAIDLGNESFFKACEDIIYNKNPDAKVSRALIKALLTSNKQAAWELVEKLLLAAQRQEGLRQSVMESLDETSVGALKYMLKVVLDNKLTRFSSVVRALDVWAGLFWEAEKETTVRSFLEKGLEYLEAPNTIPAAMKSKNNTEVYMALWALGVLDVMATRPLVFQLLEDKSAEKRSLALKFAVETNYYNVDMPAAYEGLLDTDLAVVARALVIINNKVQQNAPHYDTYFPEMFDRLHAIVQQVKEKEKTFEGNIFSWLSIKYERNNVFNAMIKLINDRDDRLEIVLGYFDEMNVSLREQLSRSLLKGYAPSFYQEEKEGALTTFQRNFALRLLKDRGEYVVSIAFNALQGQQFTLEEMETFTDILKRKGASARSKTIEMVLSQQDDIVTAVTSKLLQGDVEQRLGGLDIALRLQKSNRLAAQRTAWTAAFRERKNISQKEEILLSQLSEESNVLSYSAENGYGLYDPAAISPVVLPPVSPDDYYSKCLAEGPYGFSMPMEKLHEQFNKLNELFQQHAAYEYEVENYDNSKSMVLLANSFQNRKTYSYKFTSNEEQYSYFPLPEVWEAWYQESGLTPRDIFILTSLMSDMYDAEEEVKGSNIMKQYVPLYEHVIPEALRGGRRYKSSDPVLKVTIALQLIHPFEQRAAFLLGACKRVFNELTPEMLQYTENSYYGLKGWQGNARLERFLSFLYEIPSDKQLLEDCWNLYHWRQFSGLPELAPKYLPPLPVFVKAFEAGIISESEMYRGLISPENMRTLSNGRKGKNKENYFEDHPFLERMFIKVREHFLDIELKRGDSATPVTKMVQVLGVIYGVKRFGEIWAGLGKTTLNRGYVYSYNAEAMSKQKIFSLLLKCCFPLPEDTQELFDETVKKVKLTEAQLIEAAVYAPQWQKFVSQHLGWKGLDSAIWWMHAHTKSAGNEQNAEAESEIARYSAVDLQDFKDGAVDKDWFVKAYKELGKQRWAIVYEAAKYISDGNAHRRARLYADVITGDLKIKEVTQKVKDKRDQDYLRLYGLIPLSKNNPEKDVLARYEYLQQFKKESRQFGAQKQSSEALALRIAMENLARNAGYADPQRLTWAMETRQVQGILSKETQVQYDDVVIGLVIDEEGQADVVAFKGDKQLKAVPPKYKKDKKIEELNEYKKTLREQFRRSRKGLEDAMVRGDVFSFEEISTLFDHPVIAKHLEKLVFITDQANGFYHSGSLIDAKGKATKLTAKDGIRIAHSSDLNQAGVWSDYQRYCFEKSVQQPFKQVFRELYVPLEDELKEVSVSRRYAGHQVQPTQTAALLKTRGWKVDYEEGLQKVFHKEGFVAKIYAMADWFSPAEVESPTLETIKFHDLKTYTPVAFKDISPLIFSEVMRDLDLVVSVAHVGGVDPEASHSSIEMRKVLLEETLRLFKLSNVKVNGNHATIKGKLGEYSVHLGSAVVHQLPGRYISILPVHSQHRGRIFLPFVDEDPKSAELISKVLLLARDHEIQDPTVLEQLSHN; the protein is encoded by the coding sequence ATGGACGTTAAAGAATTCCTGAAGACCAGGACTAAACCCCATTACATCGAAAATCTGGTCACTGACCTGAAAGCCGTTTACAATGGCGAAACCACGCATCCGCTGGTGACGAAAGACACCGCTGAAATCGTATTGATCCTGCTCAATGAGCTGCTGGTGCGTGAAAAGCAAAATGGCTATTATCAAACATTCGCAATTACCTATAAGGACCAAAAATATATCCGGCTCGAAGAGCTGCTAAAAAAAGGCTTCTGGGACACAACGGAAGCCGGCAACCTGCTGGAATACCTCTTTGGCAGGGAAACCGGCGCTTACGTTAAACACGCCTGGCATCAGATTCCGTACCAGATGTACCAGACCGGTTACGCCCGCCGTTCCTTCCGGGCGCCCAATGATCCGGAGGTCTATTTCGTTCTCCAGCTGGAGTTCCTGCGACAGGCCATTCCGGGGGCACATCAGTTCGCCTATTATCCGAAAGTGGAATTTGCCTGCTTTGACCTGACCCTGGAAGAACAGTTGCGTTGTGAAGGACAGCTTTTGGAAGTGGCGTTATTCCGCATATGGGCTGCTGCCATCGATCTGGGCAATGAATCCTTCTTTAAGGCATGCGAAGATATTATCTATAACAAAAATCCGGATGCGAAAGTAAGCCGTGCGCTGATCAAAGCGCTGCTGACCAGCAATAAACAGGCGGCATGGGAGCTGGTGGAGAAACTGCTCCTGGCTGCACAGCGGCAGGAAGGCCTGCGCCAGTCAGTCATGGAGTCGCTCGATGAAACTTCTGTAGGGGCGCTGAAATATATGCTGAAAGTGGTGCTGGACAATAAGCTGACCCGCTTCTCGTCTGTGGTCCGCGCACTGGACGTATGGGCCGGCCTCTTCTGGGAGGCAGAGAAAGAAACCACCGTCCGTTCTTTCCTCGAGAAAGGCCTGGAATACCTGGAAGCGCCCAATACGATTCCTGCTGCCATGAAAAGCAAGAACAATACAGAAGTGTACATGGCGCTATGGGCACTGGGCGTGCTCGATGTCATGGCTACACGCCCGCTGGTATTCCAGTTGCTGGAAGACAAGAGCGCGGAAAAACGTTCCCTGGCGCTGAAGTTCGCCGTGGAAACCAATTACTACAACGTGGACATGCCGGCCGCCTATGAAGGCCTGCTGGACACCGATCTGGCCGTAGTGGCCAGGGCGCTGGTGATCATCAATAACAAGGTGCAACAGAATGCACCACATTATGATACCTACTTTCCTGAGATGTTCGACAGGCTCCATGCCATCGTTCAACAGGTAAAAGAAAAAGAAAAGACATTTGAAGGAAATATTTTTTCGTGGCTGTCCATCAAATATGAACGCAACAATGTCTTCAATGCGATGATCAAATTGATCAACGACCGGGACGACCGGCTGGAAATCGTGTTGGGATATTTTGATGAGATGAACGTCTCCCTGCGTGAACAGCTGTCCCGCAGCCTGCTCAAAGGTTATGCTCCCAGCTTCTATCAGGAAGAAAAAGAAGGGGCGCTGACCACTTTCCAGCGCAATTTTGCGCTGCGCCTGCTGAAAGACAGGGGAGAATATGTGGTGTCCATCGCGTTCAATGCCCTGCAGGGCCAGCAGTTTACGCTGGAAGAGATGGAAACGTTTACGGATATACTAAAACGTAAAGGGGCGTCTGCCAGAAGTAAAACCATTGAGATGGTGTTGAGCCAGCAGGATGATATTGTGACTGCGGTAACATCCAAACTCCTGCAGGGAGACGTGGAGCAACGCCTCGGCGGACTGGACATCGCGCTGCGCCTGCAAAAAAGCAACCGCCTCGCTGCCCAACGCACTGCATGGACCGCCGCCTTCAGGGAACGGAAAAACATCTCCCAGAAAGAGGAAATATTATTGTCCCAGCTTTCGGAAGAGAGCAATGTACTGTCTTACTCCGCAGAGAATGGCTATGGGCTGTACGACCCGGCTGCTATTTCACCGGTGGTACTGCCGCCGGTAAGCCCCGACGACTACTATAGTAAATGCCTCGCGGAAGGGCCTTATGGCTTCTCCATGCCCATGGAGAAGTTGCATGAGCAATTCAATAAATTGAATGAGCTGTTTCAGCAACATGCTGCCTACGAGTATGAAGTAGAGAACTACGACAACTCCAAATCCATGGTGTTGCTGGCTAACAGCTTCCAGAACCGCAAGACGTACAGCTATAAATTTACTTCCAACGAGGAACAATATTCGTATTTCCCGTTACCGGAAGTATGGGAAGCCTGGTACCAGGAAAGCGGCCTTACGCCCCGGGACATTTTCATATTGACCTCCCTGATGAGCGACATGTATGACGCGGAAGAAGAAGTGAAAGGCAGTAATATCATGAAACAATACGTGCCGCTTTATGAGCACGTGATACCCGAGGCCTTAAGAGGCGGGCGCCGTTATAAATCCAGCGACCCCGTACTGAAGGTGACCATCGCGCTGCAGCTGATCCATCCGTTTGAACAGCGGGCAGCGTTCCTGTTGGGGGCCTGCAAACGGGTGTTTAATGAATTGACCCCTGAAATGCTGCAGTATACGGAAAATAGCTACTACGGCCTGAAAGGCTGGCAAGGCAACGCACGGCTGGAACGTTTTCTGTCTTTCTTATATGAAATACCTTCTGACAAACAACTGCTGGAAGACTGCTGGAACCTTTATCACTGGCGGCAGTTCTCCGGTCTGCCGGAGCTGGCGCCAAAATACCTGCCGCCATTACCGGTATTTGTCAAAGCCTTTGAAGCCGGAATAATATCCGAAAGTGAGATGTACCGCGGGCTGATCAGTCCGGAGAACATGCGCACATTGTCTAACGGCCGCAAAGGCAAAAACAAGGAAAATTATTTCGAAGATCATCCGTTCCTGGAAAGGATGTTCATTAAAGTCAGGGAACACTTCCTGGACATTGAACTGAAAAGGGGAGACTCCGCCACGCCGGTAACCAAGATGGTGCAGGTACTGGGAGTTATCTACGGTGTTAAACGTTTCGGTGAGATATGGGCCGGCCTTGGGAAAACGACGCTCAACCGGGGTTACGTCTATAGCTATAACGCCGAGGCTATGAGCAAACAGAAAATATTCAGCCTGTTGCTGAAATGCTGTTTCCCGTTGCCGGAAGATACACAGGAGCTGTTTGATGAAACCGTGAAGAAAGTGAAACTGACGGAAGCGCAACTGATAGAAGCGGCCGTATATGCGCCACAGTGGCAGAAGTTCGTCAGCCAGCACCTGGGCTGGAAAGGCCTGGATTCCGCTATCTGGTGGATGCATGCCCATACCAAATCTGCCGGCAACGAACAAAACGCGGAAGCGGAAAGTGAAATTGCCCGCTACTCCGCAGTGGACTTACAGGACTTCAAAGATGGCGCAGTAGACAAGGACTGGTTTGTGAAAGCCTATAAGGAACTGGGCAAACAGCGCTGGGCCATCGTATACGAAGCAGCGAAGTATATCAGCGATGGCAACGCCCACCGCCGCGCACGTTTATACGCTGACGTTATCACCGGCGATCTGAAGATCAAGGAAGTGACGCAGAAGGTAAAAGACAAACGGGACCAGGACTACCTGCGCCTCTATGGCCTGATACCACTGAGCAAAAACAACCCGGAAAAAGATGTGCTGGCCCGTTACGAATACCTTCAGCAATTTAAGAAAGAAAGCCGCCAGTTTGGCGCCCAGAAACAATCCAGCGAAGCGCTGGCACTGCGGATCGCTATGGAAAACCTGGCCCGCAATGCCGGATATGCCGATCCGCAACGACTGACCTGGGCCATGGAAACCCGGCAGGTGCAGGGCATTCTGTCTAAAGAAACACAGGTGCAGTACGATGACGTGGTAATAGGACTGGTCATCGACGAAGAAGGACAGGCGGACGTGGTAGCCTTCAAGGGAGACAAACAACTGAAAGCTGTTCCCCCAAAATATAAAAAGGACAAGAAGATAGAAGAGCTGAACGAGTATAAGAAAACACTGCGTGAACAATTCCGCCGCTCCCGTAAAGGGCTGGAAGACGCCATGGTACGCGGGGATGTCTTCTCCTTTGAGGAAATTTCCACCCTGTTCGACCACCCCGTGATTGCCAAACACCTCGAAAAGCTGGTGTTCATCACGGACCAGGCCAACGGTTTTTATCACAGCGGCAGCCTGATAGACGCCAAAGGAAAAGCGACGAAGCTGACAGCCAAAGACGGCATCCGCATTGCCCATAGCAGTGATCTGAACCAGGCAGGCGTGTGGAGCGATTATCAGCGTTATTGTTTTGAGAAGTCCGTTCAGCAGCCGTTCAAACAGGTCTTCCGTGAGCTGTATGTGCCGCTGGAGGACGAACTGAAAGAAGTGTCCGTGTCGCGCCGTTATGCCGGCCACCAGGTACAACCTACGCAGACAGCCGCCCTGCTCAAAACCAGGGGCTGGAAAGTGGACTACGAGGAAGGTTTACAGAAAGTATTCCACAAGGAGGGTTTTGTAGCTAAGATATACGCCATGGCCGATTGGTTCTCACCGGCAGAAGTGGAAAGCCCCACGCTGGAAACCATTAAATTCCACGATCTTAAAACCTACACACCGGTAGCGTTTAAAGACATCTCCCCGCTGATCTTCAGTGAAGTGATGCGCGACCTGGACCTGGTGGTAAGCGTGGCCCATGTGGGCGGGGTAGACCCGGAAGCCAGCCATTCTTCCATCGAAATGAGAAAAGTGCTGCTGGAAGAAACGCTCCGCCTCTTTAAGCTCTCCAATGTGAAAGTGAACGGCAACCATGCTACGATCAAAGGTAAGCTGGGCGAATACAGCGTACACCTGGGCAGTGCGGTGGTACACCAGCTGCCGGGAAGGTATATCTCCATTTTGCCGGTACATTCCCAGCACAGGGGCCGTATCTTCCTTCCGTTTGTGGACGAAGACCCGAAATCAGCCGAATTGATCTCCAAAGTGCTGCTGCTGGCCAGGGACCACGAAATACAGGACCCTACCGTCTTAGAGCAGCTATCGCATAATTAA
- a CDS encoding pseudouridine synthase, giving the protein MTHRYFIIYKPYDMVSQFISSDAGKVKLLGDLDFQFPEGTHAIGRLDNHSEGLLLLTTNKKITRLLFQGEQPHQRTYLVRVKGHVLPQTLQRLQTGVRIPITGQLEYVAVPHKVSIVDRPVGLLPRPSETPDRAPHTWLLITLTEGKYHQVRKMVGAVKHRCQRLIRVSIENMELGDMQPGEVRELDQATFFERLKLATDL; this is encoded by the coding sequence ATGACGCACCGCTATTTTATTATCTACAAACCATATGACATGGTTTCCCAGTTTATCAGTTCCGATGCAGGAAAAGTGAAACTGCTGGGTGACCTGGATTTTCAATTTCCTGAAGGAACGCATGCCATCGGCCGGTTGGACAATCATTCGGAAGGATTGTTGTTGCTTACGACCAATAAAAAGATAACCCGGCTGTTGTTCCAGGGAGAACAACCACACCAGCGTACCTATCTCGTACGGGTCAAAGGGCATGTGCTGCCCCAGACGCTGCAACGGCTGCAAACGGGCGTCCGCATTCCCATCACCGGGCAGCTGGAATATGTGGCGGTGCCTCATAAAGTGTCTATCGTAGACAGGCCCGTCGGCCTGTTGCCCCGTCCTTCCGAAACGCCGGACCGGGCGCCGCATACCTGGTTACTGATCACCCTTACGGAAGGCAAATACCATCAGGTGCGCAAAATGGTGGGGGCGGTGAAACACCGCTGCCAGCGCCTCATCCGCGTGTCTATAGAAAACATGGAGCTGGGGGACATGCAGCCCGGTGAAGTAAGGGAACTGGACCAAGCCACCTTCTTCGAACGCCTGAAATTAGCCACTGACCTATAA
- a CDS encoding family 20 glycosylhydrolase: MRRVFVLTLSLALGIGLYSAHAQEKRYPVIPYPQQLVPMEGSFTITGSTRLVLPVNARAFANEVTQLQALVKQGIGTTLKTATAASGNTIVLKQDLTLSGEEDYTLQVTPQQLLIGAKSPAGFFRAIVTLRQLMPSTIEGRTTGNLRSVAIPAMQLKDHPVYAWRGMHLDVSRHFFSVSYLKKFIDLLALYKMNKLHLHLTDDQGWRIEIKKYPLLTSVGAWREWNNQDSVCMEKAKENPDMAIDQEHVIHKDGKTLYGGFYTQAQMKDVIAYAAARHIEIIPEIDMPGHMMAAIRAYPFLTCDGKSGWGKDFSTPICPCNESTFRFAEDVYTEIAALFPSKYMHLGADEVEKTSWAASPLCAEVMKANNLKNVEELQSYFVKRMEKFFHSKGKVLIGWDEILEGGISPTAILMYWRAWVPDAPVKAARHGNKVIMTPGNPLYFDAVPDRNSLGNVYHFEPVPKGLTAAEATTIMGAQANIWTEYIPSEKRADYMFMPRMTALAEVLWTHRQDYDNYLQRLNEQFARLDQLGVHYRLPDLEGFTEDNVFVDKGMLEVKAPLTGTTIRYTTDGSVPGPQSPVLPAALPVTAPQTFKLAAFSPMGNRGDIYTLRYRQEAYAKALADKPATTGFQLDYFKGAFKTTAKIKATPDSTLRTDNVVIPEGLGHGEAFGARLQGYFYAPETAIYSFYLTCDDGGMLYIDNKAVVNNDGWHAPLQKSGQVALEKGWHPLKVDFVEGGGGYTLKLEYNVKGGPLQKL, translated from the coding sequence ATGAGAAGAGTTTTCGTTCTGACGCTGTCTTTGGCGTTAGGGATAGGGCTTTATTCTGCCCATGCCCAGGAAAAACGTTACCCGGTTATTCCTTATCCGCAGCAGTTGGTCCCGATGGAAGGGTCTTTTACCATTACCGGCAGCACCCGACTGGTATTGCCTGTCAATGCACGCGCGTTTGCCAATGAAGTGACGCAGCTGCAGGCACTGGTGAAACAGGGGATTGGCACTACGCTGAAAACGGCTACTGCCGCTTCCGGCAACACAATTGTGCTGAAACAGGACCTGACGTTGTCCGGAGAGGAAGACTACACCTTGCAGGTAACGCCGCAGCAGTTGCTGATCGGCGCTAAATCACCCGCCGGTTTTTTCAGGGCCATTGTTACCCTGCGGCAGCTGATGCCCTCCACCATCGAAGGCCGTACGACCGGTAACCTGCGGTCTGTAGCCATTCCGGCCATGCAGTTGAAAGATCACCCGGTATATGCCTGGCGTGGTATGCACCTCGATGTGTCCCGCCATTTTTTCTCTGTCAGCTATCTGAAGAAATTTATCGATCTGCTGGCGCTGTATAAGATGAACAAGCTGCACCTGCACCTGACAGATGACCAGGGCTGGCGTATTGAAATCAAAAAATACCCGTTGCTGACTTCCGTAGGCGCCTGGAGAGAATGGAACAACCAGGATTCTGTTTGCATGGAAAAAGCAAAGGAGAACCCCGATATGGCAATTGACCAGGAGCACGTTATTCATAAAGATGGTAAAACCCTCTATGGTGGCTTTTATACGCAGGCTCAGATGAAAGACGTTATCGCTTATGCCGCCGCCCGCCATATAGAGATCATCCCGGAAATAGATATGCCGGGCCATATGATGGCTGCCATCCGCGCCTATCCTTTCCTCACCTGTGACGGCAAGTCCGGCTGGGGCAAAGATTTCTCTACGCCTATCTGCCCCTGCAATGAAAGCACTTTCCGGTTTGCGGAAGATGTATATACCGAGATAGCAGCGCTTTTCCCGTCCAAATACATGCACCTCGGCGCTGATGAGGTGGAAAAGACCAGCTGGGCTGCTTCTCCGCTGTGTGCGGAAGTGATGAAGGCCAACAACCTGAAGAATGTAGAAGAGTTACAGAGCTACTTCGTGAAAAGAATGGAGAAATTCTTCCATTCCAAAGGCAAGGTGCTGATCGGCTGGGACGAGATCCTGGAAGGCGGTATCAGTCCCACCGCTATCCTCATGTACTGGCGGGCCTGGGTGCCTGACGCCCCGGTAAAGGCTGCCCGTCACGGTAACAAAGTGATCATGACACCGGGCAACCCGCTGTATTTCGATGCTGTGCCAGACAGGAACTCCCTTGGTAATGTATACCATTTCGAACCGGTGCCCAAAGGGCTGACCGCCGCCGAAGCGACCACCATCATGGGCGCACAGGCCAATATCTGGACAGAATACATTCCTTCCGAAAAACGCGCCGATTATATGTTCATGCCCCGCATGACAGCCCTGGCGGAAGTATTATGGACACACCGCCAGGATTATGATAACTACCTCCAACGGTTAAACGAACAATTTGCCCGCCTCGATCAGCTGGGGGTGCATTACCGCTTGCCCGACCTGGAAGGATTTACCGAAGACAACGTGTTTGTGGACAAAGGTATGCTGGAAGTGAAGGCCCCTTTAACCGGCACGACTATACGTTACACTACCGACGGGTCTGTTCCCGGGCCACAGTCGCCGGTATTGCCCGCAGCACTGCCGGTAACAGCTCCGCAGACCTTTAAGCTGGCGGCCTTCAGCCCGATGGGCAACCGCGGGGACATCTACACCCTTCGTTACCGCCAGGAGGCTTATGCGAAGGCGCTGGCTGACAAACCTGCTACGACCGGCTTTCAGCTGGACTACTTCAAAGGCGCGTTTAAAACCACCGCTAAAATAAAGGCCACGCCGGACAGCACGCTGCGCACAGATAATGTGGTCATCCCCGAAGGGCTCGGCCATGGCGAAGCCTTTGGCGCCCGCCTGCAAGGGTACTTTTACGCGCCGGAAACAGCCATCTACAGTTTTTATCTCACCTGCGATGACGGCGGTATGTTGTACATCGACAACAAAGCGGTGGTCAACAATGACGGCTGGCATGCTCCTTTGCAGAAAAGCGGGCAGGTGGCGCTGGAAAAAGGCTGGCATCCGCTGAAAGTGGATTTTGTGGAAGGCGGCGGCGGATATACGCTGAAGCTGGAGTATAACGTGAAAGGCGGCCCACTCCAAAAATTATAG
- a CDS encoding glutaminase family protein has protein sequence MKRILVLLCLGIAGYRVQAQQKAPAYPLITHDPYFSVWSDTDTLNKAATVHWTGAQQALSGLVKVDGVTYRVLGASDGPEAGIVPAQQTDVAVHATQTVYQFRCGQVALTLTFTSPLLVRDLRLMSRPVSYISYCVHAIDNRQHAVDVYFGASSDLAVNGPSQPVTARQFTNGKLSLLKAGTVSQPVLQKKGDDLRIDWGYLYVGVPLSAKADQYVCSPAEAAQRFVHKKTSVAGGDRQQMLSTSVSLGLVGTAPKEQLFLLGYDDLYAIQYFNTNLKAWWKDTPGATIENELNTALKDYATVQQQCEAFDRELRADAIVAGGEQYAALCELAYRQSVAAHKLVKGPKGQLLFLSKENFSNGCINTVDVTYPSAPLFLLYNPDLLKGMMTGIFEYSESGRYTKPFAAHDLGTYPLANGQVYGEDMPVEESGNMLILAGAIAAVEGNANYAKAHWKTLTTWADYLLQAGFDPANQLCTDDFAGHLARNANLSLKAIMGIKSYAMLAGMLGETATATRYNNQARDMAQKWQDLAADGDHYTLAFGKPGTWSQKYNMVWDKVLDFHLFPKDVYSKEINYYLGKQQPFGLPLDSRKTYTKSDWIMWTAVLGDDMTPFVQPLYRYITETPTRVPLSDWHETTDGKKVGFQARSVVGGYFMKMLDLKLHKGK, from the coding sequence ATGAAGAGAATCCTGGTCCTTTTATGTTTAGGTATCGCCGGATACCGTGTACAAGCCCAGCAGAAAGCGCCCGCTTATCCGCTGATAACCCATGATCCGTATTTCAGTGTCTGGTCTGATACAGACACGCTTAACAAGGCTGCTACTGTTCACTGGACAGGAGCGCAGCAGGCGTTGTCCGGCCTGGTGAAGGTGGACGGCGTGACTTACCGGGTGTTGGGCGCCTCTGACGGCCCAGAAGCGGGTATTGTGCCAGCGCAACAGACGGACGTGGCGGTACATGCCACCCAGACTGTTTATCAGTTCAGGTGCGGGCAGGTCGCCCTTACACTGACCTTTACATCGCCCTTATTGGTGCGTGATCTTAGGTTGATGTCCCGACCGGTGTCCTACATTTCTTACTGCGTACATGCGATCGACAACAGGCAACACGCTGTAGACGTGTATTTCGGTGCTTCCTCTGACCTGGCCGTCAATGGGCCGTCGCAGCCTGTCACTGCCAGGCAGTTCACCAACGGAAAGTTGTCCTTGTTGAAAGCCGGCACCGTGTCGCAGCCGGTATTACAGAAAAAAGGGGATGACCTGCGTATTGACTGGGGTTACCTGTATGTGGGAGTTCCTTTGTCGGCAAAGGCTGACCAGTACGTCTGTTCCCCGGCTGAAGCGGCACAGCGCTTTGTTCATAAGAAAACCAGCGTGGCCGGAGGAGACCGGCAGCAGATGCTGAGCACCAGCGTGTCGTTGGGCTTGGTAGGCACGGCGCCGAAGGAGCAGTTGTTCCTGCTTGGTTATGATGACCTCTATGCCATCCAGTATTTTAACACCAACCTGAAGGCGTGGTGGAAAGATACACCGGGGGCCACCATTGAAAACGAACTTAATACGGCGCTGAAGGATTACGCCACCGTGCAACAGCAGTGCGAAGCATTTGACCGGGAGCTGCGTGCCGACGCCATCGTCGCCGGCGGAGAGCAGTATGCAGCATTGTGTGAACTGGCCTACCGCCAGAGCGTGGCCGCCCATAAACTGGTGAAGGGCCCTAAAGGACAGCTGCTGTTTCTGTCCAAAGAAAATTTCAGCAATGGTTGTATTAACACAGTAGATGTCACCTATCCTTCGGCTCCTCTTTTCCTCCTGTATAACCCCGATCTGCTGAAAGGCATGATGACCGGCATCTTTGAATATTCCGAAAGCGGACGTTACACCAAACCTTTTGCTGCGCATGACCTGGGTACTTACCCGTTGGCTAACGGGCAGGTATATGGGGAAGATATGCCTGTTGAGGAGTCTGGAAATATGCTGATCCTGGCGGGAGCTATTGCCGCGGTGGAAGGCAACGCAAATTACGCCAAGGCACATTGGAAAACGCTGACTACCTGGGCCGATTACCTCCTGCAGGCAGGCTTCGATCCGGCCAACCAGTTATGTACCGACGACTTTGCCGGGCACCTGGCACGCAATGCCAACCTTTCCCTGAAAGCTATCATGGGTATTAAGTCATACGCCATGCTGGCCGGTATGCTCGGAGAAACGGCAACGGCTACACGATATAATAATCAGGCCCGTGACATGGCCCAAAAATGGCAAGACCTGGCAGCTGACGGTGACCACTACACGCTCGCCTTTGGCAAGCCTGGCACCTGGAGCCAGAAGTATAATATGGTGTGGGACAAAGTGCTTGATTTTCATCTCTTTCCGAAGGATGTTTATAGTAAGGAGATAAACTATTACCTAGGAAAACAACAACCTTTCGGCCTGCCGCTGGATAGCCGGAAAACTTACACAAAATCTGACTGGATCATGTGGACTGCCGTGTTGGGAGATGATATGACACCCTTTGTTCAACCGTTGTACCGGTATATAACGGAGACGCCTACACGTGTTCCGCTGAGCGACTGGCATGAAACAACAGATGGTAAAAAAGTAGGGTTTCAGGCAAGGAGCGTGGTGGGAGGATATTTTATGAAGATGCTGGACCTCAAGCTGCATAAAGGAAAATAA